The Oscillatoria acuminata PCC 6304 genomic interval GGGAGAGGTAACCCGGCAATAATCACCACGAGGTCTCCTTTCTCGACAAGTTGTTGTTCCAAGACTGTTTTTTCTAATAAAACAATCATTTCATCCGTATTAGAAACTTCTTCCAGTTGCAAAGATTGCAAACCCCAATAGAGGGCAATTCGCCGTTGAATGAAATCATCTGTGGTAACTGCGATCGCCGGGATAGATTGGCGATATTTTGACAAGAGTCGAGCGGTAAATCCATGTTCAGTAAAGCAAATTAGCGCCTTGGCATGGAGATTTTCAGCCAGTTGGCAGGCCGCATGAACCACCGAGTTACCAATGGGATATGCCTCAATTCCTGTTACATATTGTCGAGAAGAGGTTAACTGAGCCTCAGCAGTTTCCGCAATCAGCGCCATTGTTCTTACCGACTCAATGGGATAATCTCCCACTGCCGTTTCTCCCGACAACATCAGAGCATCTGCTCCATCATAAATTGCATTGGCAATATCAGAGACTTCCGCACGAGTCGGGCGCGGATTGTGAATCATAGACTCTAACATTTGCGTTGCGACAATCACAGGTGTTTGATGAATTCGACAGGCTTGTAAAATTGATTTTTGGAGAGTAGGAACCCGTTCTAAAGGAATTTCAACCCCTAAGTCTCCCCGGGCTACCATCACGATATCCGCTACTTCTACAATTTCATCTAAACAATCTAAGGCTTCATGACGCTCGATTTTAGCAATTACATGAGCTTGTTTATCTTTACGCCTAATAGCCCCTTTGACTTCTTTGATGTCCGAGGCTTCACGAACGAAAGAGAGGGCGACATAATCAATGTTTTGTTCCAAGCCAAAACTCAAGTCTTCAATATCCTTTTGGGTCATCGCTGGAGCAGAAATTGAAGAATGACGGAGGTTAATTCCTTTGTGACTTTTGACCGGACCCCCATAAATTACCGTCCCGTAAATTTCTTTCTCATAAATCCGATTAGCTTGGATACAAATCAGACCATCATCAATGAGAATTAAATCTCCTTCTTTAACATCATCGGCTAATCCTTTATAGGTGGAACTAAAGCGTTGAGCATTCCCGAGTACCTCTAGCATGGTAATAATAGTTTGATCCCCAGGATGGAGGATAACCCCTGTTTCCATTTCTCCGACTCGGATTTTCGGACCTTGTAAATCCTGCATAATCGCGATCGGTTTATTTAATTCTGCGGACACTTCGCGAAGGGTGCGGATATTTTGTTCGTGAGTGGCATAGTCACCGTGGGAGAAATTTAAGCGAGCTACATCCATTCCCGCTAGAACCATTTGTGTAATGGTTTTGCGATCGCAACTAGCCGGACCGAGAGTGCAGATAATCTTCGTTTTACGCATGAAATTAAACCGATTAGAGAGGAATGCACGACATCAGTTAGCAGTTTAACCGAATTTTTATTAGAATTCCGGACATTTATCAGGTATGATCAGGGCAGGTTTTCCCGTTCTGAGTTGAACCAAATCCGGACCCGGGACATTAATTGAAAATTTTAATCTCAATGGGGAAAGTTAAATGTGACGCAGGATACATCTGTTCAGTTGACTGACCCAAGCCTGCACAAATTGACCCAAAAACTGTTTTTATTATCATTAAAAAGTGAAAATAAAATCGGTTATTTTTCTTTTGAAAATCCTAATTAATCTTATTTTTCGATAAAATAATGACATTAGTCGTTTCCATTTCTCCCCCATCTCCCCCATCCTCCCCATCTCCCCCATCCTCCCCATC includes:
- the pyk gene encoding pyruvate kinase; this encodes MRKTKIICTLGPASCDRKTITQMVLAGMDVARLNFSHGDYATHEQNIRTLREVSAELNKPIAIMQDLQGPKIRVGEMETGVILHPGDQTIITMLEVLGNAQRFSSTYKGLADDVKEGDLILIDDGLICIQANRIYEKEIYGTVIYGGPVKSHKGINLRHSSISAPAMTQKDIEDLSFGLEQNIDYVALSFVREASDIKEVKGAIRRKDKQAHVIAKIERHEALDCLDEIVEVADIVMVARGDLGVEIPLERVPTLQKSILQACRIHQTPVIVATQMLESMIHNPRPTRAEVSDIANAIYDGADALMLSGETAVGDYPIESVRTMALIAETAEAQLTSSRQYVTGIEAYPIGNSVVHAACQLAENLHAKALICFTEHGFTARLLSKYRQSIPAIAVTTDDFIQRRIALYWGLQSLQLEEVSNTDEMIVLLEKTVLEQQLVEKGDLVVIIAGLPLPITGVTNLIKVHRIGESYAV